One window of the Triticum dicoccoides isolate Atlit2015 ecotype Zavitan chromosome 3B, WEW_v2.0, whole genome shotgun sequence genome contains the following:
- the LOC119282325 gene encoding glucan endo-1,3-beta-glucosidase GII-like produces the protein MTRQHAASTRTLAAALVVGVLAPILTEVQSIGVCNGMLGDNLPSPADVVQFYQSQGIGAMRIYAPDPETLRALDGTGIDLIMDVGNGDLAALASDPAAAAGWVRDNVLAYPGVRVKYVAAGNEVDGGDTQNILPAMKNLNDALAAAGRGDVKVSTAVKMSVLASSSPPSDGAFKDAYMTDVVQLLKTTGAPLLANVYPYFAKTGDPSIDLSYALFQLSTTTVSDNGLTYTNLFDAMVDAVYTAMEKAGASGVPIVVSESGWPSAGGVEATVANAQAYNQNLINHIGNGTPKRPVSLETYIFAMFNENQKDGDETEKNFGLFNGPDKSPVYPLSFSN, from the exons ATGACACGGCAACACGCTGCCTCCACGCGCACGCTCGCCGCGGCGTTGGTCGTCGGAGTCTTGGCTCCCATCCTTACCG AGGTGCAATCCATCGGCGTCTGCAACGGGATGCTCGGCGACAACCTGCCGTCGCCGGCCGACGTGGTGCAGTTCTACCAGTCCCAGGGCATCGGCGCCATGCGCATCTACGCGCCGGACCCCGAGACGCTCCGGGCGCTCGACGGCACCGGCATCGACCTCATCATGGACGTGGGCAACGGCGACCTCGCCGCCCTCGCCTCCGACCCTGCAGCGGCGGCCGGCTGGGTCCGGGACAACGTGCTCGCCTACCCGGGCGTCCGCGTCAAGTACGTCGCGGCCGGCAACGAGGTGGACGGCGGAGACACGCAGAACATCCTCCCGGCCATGAAGAACCTCAACGACGCGCTCGCTGCGGCCGGCCGCGGCGACGTCAAGGTGTCCACCGCGGTCAAGATGAGCGTGCtcgcgtcctcctcgccgccctcTGACGGCGCGTTCAAGGACGCGTACATGACGGACGTGGTCCAGCTGCTCAAGACCACCGGCGCGCCGCTCCTCGCCAACGTGTACCCCTACTTCGCAAAAACAGGTGACCCCAGCATCGACCTCAGCTACGCGCTCTTCCAGCTGAGCACCACCACGGTGAGCGACAACGGCCTCACCTACACCAACCTCTTCGACGCCATGGTCGACGCGGTGTACACGGCCATGGAGAAGGCGGGCGCGTCAGGCGTGCCCATCGTGGTCTCCGAGAGCGGGTGGCCGTCGGCAGGCGGCGTTGAGGCGACCGTCGCTAACGCGCAGGCGTACAACCAGAACTTGATCAACCACATCGGCAATGGCACACCCAAGAGGCCCGTGTCGCTGGAGACATATATCTTCGCCATGTTCAACGAGAACCAAAAGGACGGGGACGAGACGGAGAAGAATTTTGGGCTGTTCAATGGCCCCGACAAGTCGCCGGTGTACCCTCTAAGTTTCAGCAATTAA